The stretch of DNA AGTGGGTGAGGTTTTTCAAAAGCGGGAGAACTTAGGGGTAGTTGTTTATAGAGGCGAGGTTTTGGCCTATGCCATAAAGCTTGGAGAGCGGAGTAGAGCTATCTACGTGAGTGTAGGGCATAAAGTAACTCTTGAAACTGCCCTAAAACTGACTATAAGCTTTACCAAAAAGAACTCCTCGATTCCAGAACCATTAATTCAAGCTCACAGAATAGCGACCAGGTCTAGGTTGGAGTTTTTACGTTCGCGTAATAGCTCCTAAGTCTGTCCCTGTAGAGCGTCGACGAGTAACCCTCGATACGCTCTTTGAGCACTACCACCTTTGTGTCCACTCCTAGGGAGTCAATCGCTTTCTCGACAGCCTGAACGAGCCTTTCTTGGTCACTTCCGAGCACAATGTAGTCAGGGTTCACTCTCTTAATAGCGTTCTCGAAGTTCGGCGGGTAGTCACCGAGGAACGCTTCCTCCACGATCTTCAGGCTGTTTAGGATTTCGACCCGATCGCCTTCGCTGAAGATAGGCAGGTGACCCTTGGTTTCCAATACGGTTTGATCTCTAGCAACGACGACGTACACTCTGCCGTACTCGCCGGCTTTCCGCAGAAAGAATATGTGTCCTGGATGCAGTATGTCAAACACACCGCCAACCAGGACTTTTTTCGCAGAGCCAGCAGCGGGACCGCTCCTCCACTGAAATTCTGCAAGGCCTAAGAATCTTAAGGCATCGAGGAGCCCCTCGGCGTAGCTCGAACACGCGATTGATGTAATGCAAT from Infirmifilum sp. NZ encodes:
- a CDS encoding DUF357 domain-containing protein encodes the protein MERVCKEKASKYIENVEEALRQLNHSNVASRLQTVIEQVKLYLKDAQFYLNRGDCITSIACSSYAEGLLDALRFLGLAEFQWRSGPAAGSAKKVLVGGVFDILHPGHIFFLRKAGEYGRVYVVVARDQTVLETKGHLPIFSEGDRVEILNSLKIVEEAFLGDYPPNFENAIKRVNPDYIVLGSDQERLVQAVEKAIDSLGVDTKVVVLKERIEGYSSTLYRDRLRSYYANVKTPT